From a single Rosa rugosa chromosome 7, drRosRugo1.1, whole genome shotgun sequence genomic region:
- the LOC133721876 gene encoding UDP-glycosyltransferase 73C1-like — protein sequence MASQTPQLHFTLFPLMAQGHMIPMVDMARMLALRGVTITIFTTPCNAARFKLVLDRAIKAGLQIRVIELKFPCQEAGLPEGCENFDMLPSPHLAFNFYNATAMLQEQVEMLFPELTPKPCCIISDLCLPWTNDIANMFDIPRISFHVHSCFSLLCLYNLGVHSKVFESVTSDSEYFIVPGNLPDRIEVTKAQIPGPLLPNLKDFIVRMGAAERASYGSIVNTFEELEGPYANEYKNATKKNHLWCIGPTSLWNQDDLERGNKSSIDKNQCLKWLDSWEPNSVLYVCLGSLCNMIPSQLIELGLGIEESKRPFIWVIKEGRTSKELEELLLKDGFEERNKERGLLIRGWAPQVLILSHQSTGGFITHCGSSSFLEGVCAGVPMATWPLFGDQFFAEHLLVTVLKIAVRIGVPKPLNWGEEEKTGILVYKENVKGAIEILMDEGKVSQERRERVGELAIMAKGAVQEGGSSYVNITNLVQHFMQL from the coding sequence ATGGCATCCCAAACCCCCCAGCTTCATTTTACCTTATTCCCTCTTATGGCCCAAGGCCACATGATTCCAATGGTTGATATGGCTAGAATGTTGGCACTGCGAGGTGTTACCATAACCATTTTCACCACACCATGCAACGCCGCCCGTTTCAAGTTAGTCCTTGATCGTGCCATCAAAGCCGGGCTTCAAATTCGAGTAATCGAACTGAAGTTTCCATGTCAAGAGGCAGGACTACCCGAGGGGTGTGAGAACTTTGACATGCTACCTTCACCCCACTTAGCCTTCAATTTCTACAATGCAACAGCTATGCTACAAGAGCAAGTAGAGATGTTGTTCCCAGAGCTCACACCAAAGCCATGTTGCATAATCTCTGACTTATGCTTGCCTTGGACAAACGACATTGCTAACATGTTTGATATACCAAGGATAAGTTTCCATGTACATAGTTGCTTTTCACTCTTGTGTTTGTACAATTTAGGCGTTCATTCCAAGGTGTTTGAGAGTGTAACCTCAGATTCTGAGTACTTTATCGTTCCAGGTAATTTGCCTGATCGAATCGAGGTTACCAAAGCTCAGATACCAGGACCATTGCTTCCAAACTTGAAGGATTTCATTGTCCGAATGGGAGCAGCTGAAAGGGCCTCATACGGTTCCATTGTGAACACTTTCGAAGAACTCGAGGGACCATATGCTAATGAGTACAAAAACGCAACAAAAAAGAACCATCTGTGGTGTATTGGCCCAACCTCATTATGGAACCAAGATGACTTGGAAAGAGGAAACAAGTCATCAATTGATAAAAATCAGTGTTTGAAGTGGCTTGATTCCTGGGAACCAAACTCTGTGCTCTATGTTTGCCTTGGAAGCCTATGTAATATGATACCTTCACAACTCATAGAGCTTGGCTTGGGGATAGAAGAGTCAAAGAGGCCATTTATTTGGGTTATAAAGGAAGGGAGGACATCAAAAGAGTTGGAGGAGTTGCTTTTGAAAGATGGATTTgaggaaagaaacaaagaaagaggCCTTTTGATCAGAGGTTGGGCACCTCAAGTGTTGATTTTGTCACACCAATCAACTGGAGGGTTTATAACACATTGTGGATCAAGTTCATTTCTTGAAGGAGTATGTGCTGGAGTTCCCATGGCCACTTGGCCACTATTTGGTGACCAATTTTTTGCTGAGCATCTTCTTGTGACAGTTCTGAAAATTGCTGTAAGAATTGGGGTGCCAAAACCACTGAATTGGGGAGAGGAAGAAAAGACTGGGATATTGGTGTACAAGGAAAATGTGAAGGGAGCCATAGAAATATTAATGGATGAAGGGAAAGTAAGtcaagagagaagagaaagagttGGGGAGCTTGCAATTATGGCAAAGGGAGCTGTACAAGAAGGGGGTTCATCTTATGTCAACATTACAAATCTAGTCCAACATTTCATGCAATTATGA